One genomic window of Nitrospirota bacterium includes the following:
- a CDS encoding D-alanine--D-alanine ligase encodes MISDRKIGVLMGGLSSEREISLKTGRLVAASLKRKGYNVAAIDVGRDLPQTLINEGIGAAFIALHGKFGEDGCVQGLLELMGIPYTGSGVSASAVCMDKLLTKEILLHHGLPTPKFSVLNKGAAEELPAVRYPVVVKPLREGSTIGISIVQEKTGLKPAIDNAFQYGDTILLEEYIAGREITAGIIRDTPLPLVEIVPRGGFYDFNTKTTGGMAEYIVPAELPSAVSGNIQDTALKAHKALGCCYVSRVDFRVDPAGQPYILEVNTVPGMTDTSLLPKAAGEAGIGYDELVEMILSSAFTGKASNVLF; translated from the coding sequence ATGATTAGTGACAGGAAAATAGGCGTACTTATGGGCGGCTTGTCATCGGAACGTGAAATATCCCTTAAGACAGGCAGGCTTGTTGCTGCCTCATTAAAAAGGAAGGGTTACAATGTCGCTGCCATTGATGTCGGGAGGGACCTGCCACAGACTTTAATAAATGAGGGAATAGGGGCCGCCTTTATCGCCCTTCATGGCAAATTCGGAGAAGACGGCTGCGTACAGGGACTACTTGAGTTAATGGGCATCCCATATACCGGTTCAGGAGTATCCGCAAGCGCTGTATGCATGGACAAACTGCTGACGAAGGAGATACTGCTCCATCACGGTCTTCCCACACCCAAGTTCTCGGTACTGAATAAAGGTGCAGCAGAAGAGCTTCCTGCAGTGAGATACCCCGTTGTAGTCAAGCCATTGAGGGAGGGTTCTACTATCGGCATCAGTATAGTGCAGGAGAAAACAGGGCTAAAGCCGGCCATTGATAATGCATTCCAATACGGAGATACCATCCTGCTCGAAGAATATATTGCCGGCAGGGAAATCACTGCCGGAATTATCCGTGATACTCCCCTTCCGCTTGTTGAAATTGTCCCCCGCGGTGGATTCTATGACTTCAATACCAAGACAACAGGCGGTATGGCTGAATATATAGTGCCGGCTGAACTACCCTCAGCCGTATCCGGTAATATACAGGACACAGCACTTAAGGCCCACAAGGCGCTGGGTTGTTGTTATGTGTCCCGGGTGGATTTCAGGGTTGATCCTGCAGGGCAGCCATACATACTGGAGGTAAACACAGTGCCGGGCATGACAGATACCAGTCTCCTGCCCAAAGCGGCCGGAGAAGCAGGTATCGGATATGATGAACTTGTGGAAATGATTCTATCGTCGGCTTTTACAGGGAAGGCCAGCAATGTACTTTTCTAA
- a CDS encoding FtsQ-type POTRA domain-containing protein — MYFSKYKSKKTAGKKNRIRGQKRGGVKKGVLRFLILAAIIISIVPVVYLSDSVYRLAAKRPDNRQAVQTSYMDRHFRVESVRVSGNNMVTMEELNPYLQSAKGRNILKLDLGVLAAKLRNNPWIKDVSVRREPPSSIAVSIVERTPAVYVNSRGGLYLADEEGTLLGEKGGITFGLPVVYGISLGSTRVGEKSNSEALMSAIRVRNELSSLSWIELPQTAIEIDERSDITLHMRGYRVKLGHNRYRDKMLRFNEIAKDLNGKGISYKEVDLRFDNQVVVQTL; from the coding sequence ATGTACTTTTCTAAATACAAATCAAAGAAGACTGCCGGAAAAAAGAACAGGATCCGCGGACAGAAGCGTGGCGGTGTGAAAAAAGGCGTTCTCAGATTCCTTATCCTTGCAGCAATTATCATCTCTATAGTTCCTGTGGTATATCTGTCAGACAGCGTATACAGACTGGCGGCAAAAAGACCAGATAACAGGCAGGCGGTTCAGACATCCTACATGGACCGCCACTTCCGCGTGGAATCTGTCAGGGTCTCCGGAAACAACATGGTTACAATGGAAGAATTAAATCCATATCTGCAATCGGCAAAGGGCAGGAATATTCTCAAACTCGATCTCGGGGTATTGGCAGCAAAACTCAGAAACAATCCCTGGATTAAAGATGTGTCTGTCAGGAGGGAGCCGCCGTCTTCTATAGCCGTGAGTATAGTGGAGAGGACGCCGGCAGTATATGTCAACAGCAGGGGCGGTTTGTATCTTGCTGATGAGGAAGGTACTTTGCTGGGAGAAAAGGGCGGCATCACCTTTGGATTGCCGGTTGTTTATGGAATATCGCTTGGCAGCACCAGGGTTGGGGAAAAGAGTAATTCTGAGGCGCTCATGTCAGCCATCCGGGTAAGGAACGAGTTGAGTTCTCTGTCCTGGATAGAACTTCCTCAAACAGCAATAGAGATTGATGAGAGATCAGATATAACCCTTCATATGAGGGGATACAGGGTAAAGCTTGGTCACAACAGATACAGGGATAAGATGCTCAGATTCAATGAAATCGCAAAGGACCTTAATGGAAAGGGTATCTCTTATAAGGAAGTAGACCTGAGATTTGACAACCAGGTGGTTGTTCAGACTCTTTGA
- the ftsA gene encoding cell division protein FtsA, producing MRKKENIIAALDIGTTKICAIAAEVTEGNKLSIKGMGTSPSKGLKKGIIVDIEQTVDSIRKAVQEACKTSGVEIKNVHTGIAGSHILGLNSKGAVPIRNQEVAMGDVEKALETARAIAIPPDREILHVIPQEFIIDGQDGIRNPIGISGVRLEVLVHIITGAITSAQNIIKSVNKAGIDVMDVILQPLASAEAVLTQDEKELGVALIDIGGGTTDMALIINGSVKHTAVIPIGGNYVTNDIAFGVRTPFTEAENLKIKYGCAMKSLIMENGTIEVQDVGGRPPRQLSRHELAGIIQPRAEEIFELAKHEIKKANFFDALCSGIVLTGGSSIMKGLPELAEKITGLPVRLGTPENISGSIANINHPMYSTGIGILLYAIQQEGVDCGNFGNGRMVDNMFKKMKGWFREFF from the coding sequence GTGCGTAAGAAGGAGAATATAATTGCAGCCCTTGATATAGGCACCACAAAGATCTGTGCTATTGCCGCTGAAGTAACGGAAGGCAATAAACTGAGTATAAAAGGAATGGGAACAAGCCCTTCAAAGGGATTGAAAAAAGGGATAATTGTTGACATAGAACAGACGGTTGATTCAATAAGAAAGGCCGTGCAGGAGGCCTGCAAAACATCCGGAGTGGAAATAAAGAATGTCCATACGGGAATTGCCGGCAGTCACATCCTTGGGCTCAACAGCAAAGGCGCCGTCCCCATCAGGAACCAGGAAGTAGCAATGGGTGACGTGGAAAAGGCCCTTGAAACGGCAAGGGCAATAGCAATCCCCCCTGACAGAGAAATATTACATGTTATTCCACAGGAGTTCATCATAGACGGCCAGGATGGCATCAGAAATCCCATCGGGATATCTGGAGTACGGCTCGAAGTGCTGGTTCACATAATTACAGGCGCCATCACCTCTGCCCAAAATATAATCAAGAGCGTAAATAAGGCGGGCATCGATGTCATGGATGTTATCCTCCAGCCGCTGGCCTCAGCTGAAGCTGTCCTGACACAGGATGAAAAGGAGCTTGGGGTGGCCCTCATAGATATTGGCGGTGGTACAACTGATATGGCCCTGATCATAAATGGTTCCGTTAAGCATACTGCAGTCATACCAATAGGCGGCAATTATGTTACAAATGACATTGCATTCGGAGTACGCACCCCATTTACTGAGGCTGAAAACCTTAAAATAAAATATGGATGCGCAATGAAGTCACTGATTATGGAAAATGGTACCATAGAAGTTCAGGATGTCGGAGGCAGGCCTCCCAGGCAGTTATCAAGACATGAGCTGGCCGGAATAATACAGCCAAGGGCAGAAGAGATTTTTGAACTGGCAAAACATGAAATAAAGAAGGCAAATTTTTTTGATGCGCTCTGTTCCGGGATTGTACTGACCGGGGGAAGCAGTATAATGAAAGGCTTACCTGAACTGGCAGAGAAAATTACGGGACTGCCGGTCAGACTGGGAACCCCTGAAAATATATCAGGCAGCATTGCTAATATTAATCATCCTATGTATTCAACTGGTATAGGCATTCTCCTGTATGCAATACAGCAGGAAGGCGTTGATTGCGGAAATTTCGGAAACGGACGCATGGTTGATAATATGTTTAAAAAGATGAAGGGATGGTTCAGGGAATTCTTCTAA
- the ftsZ gene encoding cell division protein FtsZ, which translates to MFELEEIIEVGARIRVIGVGGCGCNAVNNMIASKLAGVEFIAVNTDVQNLALSKANTKLQIGAKLTRGLGAGANPDIGRDAALEDAEALREVLAESDMVFVTAGMGGGTGTGAAPVIAEIAKSLGALTVAVVTKPFMYEMGKRIAHAKRGLEEMKKYADSVIVIPNEKVRSLVDKSTPMLKAFELADDVLRQAVQGISDIIIKPGYINVDFADIKTIMSHMGRAVMGMGVGSGENRAVDALNKAITSPLLEDSSIEGSKGILINISGGMDLALNEISEASLIIEKAADKDANVILGCVIDEALGDKVVVTVIATGFSEDMQVPVAVGAGFGNEYEKSIHSQKEMERPAFTRKFSSADFRNEAVGIENNEFDMPAFLRRKDI; encoded by the coding sequence ATGTTTGAACTTGAGGAAATTATTGAAGTTGGCGCAAGGATCAGGGTTATCGGCGTTGGCGGCTGCGGATGCAATGCTGTAAACAATATGATTGCATCAAAACTGGCAGGAGTTGAATTCATTGCAGTCAACACAGATGTCCAGAACCTTGCGCTATCAAAGGCTAACACGAAATTACAGATAGGGGCCAAACTGACGAGGGGCCTTGGGGCAGGGGCAAACCCTGATATAGGAAGGGATGCTGCGCTGGAAGACGCCGAGGCATTAAGAGAGGTCCTCGCAGAATCTGATATGGTTTTTGTAACCGCAGGAATGGGTGGAGGGACAGGAACAGGCGCTGCACCGGTTATAGCAGAAATCGCAAAGAGCCTGGGGGCATTGACTGTCGCAGTCGTAACAAAACCATTCATGTATGAGATGGGTAAGAGGATTGCTCATGCAAAACGCGGTCTTGAGGAGATGAAAAAGTATGCAGACAGCGTCATTGTTATACCAAACGAAAAGGTCCGCAGCCTCGTAGACAAGTCAACACCCATGCTAAAGGCATTTGAACTTGCCGATGATGTATTGCGGCAGGCTGTTCAGGGAATATCTGATATCATTATCAAACCCGGTTATATAAATGTGGATTTTGCGGATATAAAGACTATCATGAGTCATATGGGCCGTGCGGTTATGGGAATGGGCGTAGGCAGCGGTGAAAACAGGGCTGTTGATGCGTTAAACAAGGCGATAACAAGCCCCCTGCTCGAAGACAGTTCCATCGAAGGTTCCAAGGGAATCCTGATCAATATATCAGGCGGGATGGACCTTGCGCTCAACGAGATTTCGGAGGCATCCCTTATAATAGAGAAGGCTGCTGACAAAGATGCCAATGTAATACTTGGATGCGTAATTGATGAGGCATTGGGAGATAAGGTTGTTGTAACGGTTATTGCCACCGGTTTCAGCGAAGACATGCAGGTGCCTGTTGCCGTGGGCGCTGGGTTTGGAAATGAGTATGAAAAGTCAATTCACAGTCAGAAAGAAATGGAACGGCCGGCATTTACCAGGAAATTCAGCTCTGCTGACTTCAGAAACGAGGCAGTCGGAATAGAAAATAATGAGTTTGACATGCCCGCCTTCTTAAGGAGGAAGGATATCTGA
- the pgeF gene encoding peptidoglycan editing factor PgeF: protein MLLYLPELENYSIKHFFTTKQSDFRDMTPFGSKDTILTINQVHGNDIFVIDKPVEKVAALMNAAARTQGDAIITNQRNIGIGIVTADCVPILILDPVRSVISAVHAGWKGTIKGVLPRVILEMTNRFRCHAEDIVVGIGPAIGSCCYTVGGTVTEPLKSANPEWGRYLRPDGEGQSMLDLAALNIRQVEDAGVLSKNVFNLGLCTSCNKELFFSYRRDGAGTGRMLSGIMLN from the coding sequence ATGCTCCTCTACTTGCCTGAACTGGAAAATTACAGTATTAAACATTTCTTTACAACGAAACAATCTGACTTCAGGGACATGACGCCGTTCGGCAGTAAAGACACGATTCTGACGATAAATCAGGTGCATGGAAATGATATATTTGTAATAGACAAACCTGTGGAAAAGGTTGCCGCTCTGATGAATGCTGCAGCCAGGACACAGGGTGATGCAATTATAACCAATCAGAGGAATATTGGGATAGGAATCGTTACTGCAGATTGCGTCCCGATACTGATTCTTGACCCCGTAAGGTCTGTAATATCAGCAGTGCACGCCGGGTGGAAGGGAACTATAAAGGGTGTCCTGCCGAGGGTCATCCTGGAAATGACAAATAGATTCAGATGCCATGCTGAGGATATAGTGGTTGGCATCGGTCCTGCCATCGGGTCATGTTGTTACACGGTAGGCGGTACAGTAACAGAGCCATTAAAAAGCGCAAACCCTGAATGGGGCAGATATTTAAGGCCGGATGGAGAGGGACAGTCCATGCTTGACCTGGCGGCATTGAACATAAGACAGGTTGAGGATGCAGGTGTCCTGTCAAAGAATGTATTTAACCTGGGCTTATGTACTTCATGTAACAAGGAACTATTCTTTTCATACAGGAGAGACGGGGCCGGGACAGGCAGGATGCTGAGCGGAATCATGCTGAACTAA